The nucleotide sequence ACGGGGTTGCCTTAGATCCCCATAAAGAGGTATTGCCGCTGATGGGCTCTAAAGAAGGAATCTTACATGTGTCGATGGCTTTTTTGAACCCTGGCGATGAAGTGTTGGTGCCTAATCCGGGTTACCCAACTTACTCTTCACTTTCTAACCTTACAGGGGCAAAGGTTAGGTATTATGACCTAACTGAAAGCTCAGGTTGGCAGCCGGACCTAGATGCTTTGGAAAGCAGTGATTTGTCTTCAGTAAAAATTATGTGGCTTAACTACCCTCACATGCCTACAGGTACTCCAGGCAGGATGGATGTTCTTCAGAAACTGGTGGACTTTGCCAGGAAAAATAATATTTTATTGTGTTATGACAACCCATATAGTCTAGTGTTGAATGAAGATAAGCCTGTAAGTATTTTGGCGGTTCCAGGTGCAAAAGATGTGGCTGTAGAGTTTAACTCGCTTAGCAAGTCTCATAATATGGCTGGGTGGCGATTGGGTATGGTTTTAGGTGCAGAGGATTACCTCAGCACTATCTTAACAGTCAAAAGTAATATTGACTCTGGGATGTTTTTAGGCCTTCAGAAAGCAGCGATTACTGCCTTAGGGTTGGGTGAACAGTGGCACAAAGAAAGAAACGAATCATATAAAGCTAGGAGAGAAGTTGTTTTTAAGATCCTTGACTTACTAGGGTTTGAATATGATACTTCACAGGTAGGTATGTTTATTTGGTGTAAACCAAGTCCTGAAAAAGGTATAGATGATATAGCACAGTACATTGATAAGGTCCTGTATGAAGCTAATGTGTTTTTTACTCCAGGGTTTATTTTTGGAAGTAATGGTGATGGATATATGAGGGCTTCACTATGTGTGCCTTTGGAAAGAATGAACCAGGCCTATGACCGTTTGGTAGCATGGAAGAAAAAAGATGGGTGATTTGAATTTAGCTTGTGTATAAGTATATAATAAAAAAAAGTCCGGTTTACCGGACTCTTTTTTATTCCTGTATTATCTAGTAAGGTTTACATGTCCATTTTCTCATCCACTCTTTGTCTCAGCTCAGGATCTTGGTGGTATGCTGAAATAATTTCTTGGAATTCTTCAAGTGAAAGCCCCTCATCGTTTAAAGTTTCTCTGATTTCAGCTTCTGCTTCAGCTTGAATTTCAGTTACACGGGCAGTAGCAGCTTCAAAAGCTTCTTCTTCCTCTTCAGAAATCTGGCCTTCCATGCCTAACTGTTGCATGGTCGCAATTTCATTATAGCGCTCTACGGTAAGTCCTTCTTCTTCTACTATTTCAGTCATTTTTTCCTGCGCAGCCATCTCAATTGGCATTACTTTCTCTGTAGCCTCTACAAACTGCTCAATCTC is from Cytophagaceae bacterium ABcell3 and encodes:
- a CDS encoding aminotransferase class I/II-fold pyridoxal phosphate-dependent enzyme, which gives rise to MIIPKASRLNNVREYYFVKKLEEIARLNKEGKDIISFGIGSPDMAPDESVIQTLYDTASKKNTHGYQPYRGIPELREGIASFYKNTYGVALDPHKEVLPLMGSKEGILHVSMAFLNPGDEVLVPNPGYPTYSSLSNLTGAKVRYYDLTESSGWQPDLDALESSDLSSVKIMWLNYPHMPTGTPGRMDVLQKLVDFARKNNILLCYDNPYSLVLNEDKPVSILAVPGAKDVAVEFNSLSKSHNMAGWRLGMVLGAEDYLSTILTVKSNIDSGMFLGLQKAAITALGLGEQWHKERNESYKARREVVFKILDLLGFEYDTSQVGMFIWCKPSPEKGIDDIAQYIDKVLYEANVFFTPGFIFGSNGDGYMRASLCVPLERMNQAYDRLVAWKKKDG
- a CDS encoding DUF4168 domain-containing protein is translated as MVKDIVEKVFRATMAFSLMMLVGFNGFAQEPGMQPDQEQQEVRTDFSEEEIEQFVEATEKVMPIEMAAQEKMTEIVEEEGLTVERYNEIATMQQLGMEGQISEEEEEAFEAATARVTEIQAEAEAEIRETLNDEGLSLEEFQEIISAYHQDPELRQRVDEKMDM